The following proteins are co-located in the Mycobacteriales bacterium genome:
- a CDS encoding ABC transporter ATP-binding protein — MAGGQVDLIGLTKRFTEVAVDEIDLAIASGEFFSLLGPSGCGKTTTLRMIAGFEQPTSGQILLDGSDVSRVPPDKRNVNTVFQNYALFPFLSVYDNVAFGLRYRKVSKQEMARKVNEALDLVEMRPYAKRRPAEISGGQQQRVALARALVLNPAVLLLDEPLGALDAKLRRALKVELKALQERVGITFLYVTHDQEEALTMSDRLAVMSAGKLAQVGSPREVYEAPASTYVADFLGVSNLMNVEVVEVGSRCMVKLGESVLSVEPNGTTPSRGSAMLCIRPEKVDLEPHGTPGDNRAPAMIERSVFLGSSTQVYVRLAAGPSLQAQLTGEKAAVDLAQGTPVSVHLPPHALRVLPEDPAFTAKAADDWDAADPGEPA; from the coding sequence GTGGCTGGTGGCCAGGTCGACCTGATCGGTCTGACGAAGCGGTTCACCGAAGTCGCGGTCGACGAGATCGACCTCGCGATCGCGAGCGGTGAGTTCTTCTCCTTGTTGGGTCCGTCCGGTTGCGGCAAGACCACGACGCTGCGCATGATCGCCGGCTTCGAACAGCCCACCAGCGGCCAGATCCTGCTCGACGGCAGTGACGTCTCCCGCGTGCCTCCGGACAAGCGCAACGTCAACACGGTTTTCCAGAACTACGCGCTGTTCCCGTTTCTCAGCGTCTACGACAACGTCGCCTTCGGGCTTCGCTACCGCAAGGTGAGCAAGCAGGAAATGGCCCGAAAGGTCAACGAGGCGCTCGACCTGGTCGAGATGCGGCCCTACGCCAAGCGGCGTCCGGCCGAGATCTCCGGCGGTCAGCAGCAGCGGGTTGCGCTCGCCCGGGCCCTCGTCCTCAACCCCGCGGTCCTGCTCCTCGACGAGCCGCTCGGCGCGCTCGATGCGAAGCTGCGACGCGCGCTCAAGGTCGAGCTCAAGGCGCTGCAGGAGCGGGTCGGCATCACGTTCCTCTATGTCACGCACGACCAGGAAGAAGCGCTGACGATGTCCGACCGGCTCGCGGTCATGTCGGCCGGCAAGCTGGCCCAGGTCGGTTCGCCGCGCGAGGTCTACGAGGCGCCTGCATCGACGTACGTCGCAGACTTCCTCGGGGTCTCCAACCTCATGAACGTCGAGGTGGTCGAGGTCGGCTCGCGGTGCATGGTGAAGCTCGGCGAGTCCGTGTTGTCCGTCGAGCCGAACGGCACGACCCCGAGCCGGGGTTCGGCGATGCTCTGCATCCGACCCGAGAAGGTCGACCTCGAGCCGCACGGAACTCCTGGCGACAACCGCGCGCCGGCGATGATCGAGCGCAGCGTGTTCCTCGGGTCCTCGACGCAGGTCTACGTCCGGCTCGCGGCCGGCCCGTCGCTGCAGGCGCAGCTCACCGGCGAGAAGGCTGCCGTCGACCTCGCGCAGGGCACGCCGGTCAGCGTCCACCTGCCACCTCACGCGCTGCGAGTACTACCGGAGGACCCGGCGTTCACGGCGAAGGCGGCCGACGATTGGGACGCTGCAGATCCCGGCGAGCCCGCCTGA
- a CDS encoding inositol monophosphatase family protein, with protein sequence MTGTDVESGSDAEVALAAASAGAAVVRRLFHQPLVRYDKSSTDFATQADLESEEAIRAVILAARPSDTFVGEERGERLGAEDARRWLVDPLCGTLNYAAGTPLAATNVALATSAGVQVAVSADPIAEEYFWTDGEAAWLRQGGLDTRLEPTASSSLVDVNCDGLGDFIGPQLVADSELRSRYGPRVLSTTLALAWVAAGQRTAYITDGDLAGSVHFTAGIALCRDAGCVVSDLMGDPTYYRTRPHSGR encoded by the coding sequence GTGACTGGCACGGACGTCGAGTCGGGCTCCGATGCTGAGGTGGCACTCGCGGCCGCCTCAGCTGGTGCGGCAGTCGTGCGTCGGCTGTTCCATCAACCCCTGGTTCGCTACGACAAGTCGTCGACCGACTTCGCGACGCAAGCCGACCTCGAGAGCGAGGAGGCGATCCGCGCTGTCATCCTCGCCGCGCGACCTTCCGACACGTTCGTGGGTGAGGAACGCGGTGAGAGGCTCGGCGCAGAAGACGCCCGCCGATGGCTGGTCGATCCGCTCTGCGGGACGTTGAACTATGCAGCAGGCACTCCCCTCGCGGCGACCAACGTCGCGCTCGCGACGTCGGCTGGGGTCCAAGTCGCCGTGTCGGCAGACCCGATCGCCGAGGAGTACTTCTGGACCGACGGTGAGGCTGCATGGCTTCGCCAGGGAGGTCTCGATACGCGACTCGAGCCGACGGCATCGTCGAGTCTGGTCGACGTCAACTGCGATGGTCTCGGCGACTTCATCGGACCCCAACTTGTTGCCGACAGCGAACTGCGAAGCCGCTACGGACCCCGCGTACTGTCGACCACCCTCGCGCTGGCATGGGTCGCCGCGGGCCAGCGTACCGCGTACATCACCGATGGTGACCTGGCCGGGAGTGTCCACTTCACCGCAGGCATTGCACTGTGCCGCGATGCGGGCTGTGTTGTGAGCGACCTGATGGGTGATCCGACCTATTACCGGACGCGGCCTCATAGCGGCCGCTGA
- a CDS encoding TetR family transcriptional regulator C-terminal domain-containing protein: MSALAPESNESSSSGAPDGRREQLLDAALAVIAERGFPETRIADVAARAGTSPALVIYYFKTRDQLLTEAIRLSEDRWYAEGTARIATIPSAAGRLEELVAMTCMPEEEGDPVSWTLWLDLWAQAARHPEVAAVRREFDEHWRQTIVDLVHEGQQSGEFSAIDADNFAVVMSALLDGFAIQIALCDPVVNHERTFRLSMEFAAGQLGFAWSPKPRGRRERVGQSTRAPRPA; the protein is encoded by the coding sequence ATGAGCGCGTTGGCCCCTGAGAGCAACGAGTCGAGCAGCAGCGGTGCGCCGGATGGCCGACGCGAGCAACTGCTCGATGCCGCCCTGGCGGTGATCGCCGAGCGCGGCTTCCCCGAGACCCGCATCGCGGACGTCGCCGCGCGGGCCGGCACGAGCCCGGCGCTCGTCATCTATTACTTCAAGACCCGCGACCAGCTGCTGACCGAGGCGATCCGCCTGTCCGAGGACCGCTGGTACGCCGAGGGCACCGCGCGGATCGCCACCATTCCCTCGGCGGCCGGTCGGCTCGAAGAGCTGGTCGCCATGACCTGCATGCCCGAAGAAGAGGGCGATCCGGTGTCGTGGACGCTGTGGCTCGACCTGTGGGCGCAGGCCGCGCGGCACCCCGAGGTGGCTGCGGTCCGCCGCGAGTTCGACGAGCACTGGCGGCAGACGATCGTCGACCTGGTCCACGAAGGCCAGCAGTCGGGCGAGTTCTCGGCGATCGACGCGGACAACTTCGCGGTCGTGATGTCGGCGCTCCTTGACGGATTCGCCATCCAGATTGCACTGTGTGATCCCGTCGTCAACCACGAACGGACGTTCCGACTCAGCATGGAGTTCGCGGCCGGTCAGCTCGGCTTCGCCTGGTCCCCGAAGCCGCGTGGTCGGCGCGAGCGGGTGGGGCAGAGCACGCGTGCTCCTCGACCCGCCTGA
- a CDS encoding NAD(P)/FAD-dependent oxidoreductase: MTAETDMVSSNYDAIVVGGGHNGLVAAAYLARSGAKTVVLESRHKTGGASTTESPWPDAPEFKVTRLSYVMSLLPPTIMRELSLERHGYKVYPMGPYYQAFPDGGSIKILADDAKRNYEEISKWSKKDADAMIEWDAWMGGLADVLGPLLLTVPPKLGSKKPADLVDTLRLAWRHRGVNVRTIGDITRLMSMSIADLLDDWFESPQVKGAMAVNGVIGTWAGPCEPGTAYVMAHHSIGDIGDGHLGNWGFPEGGMGAVADSIERSARSFGAEIKLNSPVASLLVEGGRVQGAVLANGDELRAPVVVTSLHPRTAFLDHVGPGNLPTDFVRDIETWKTRSGVVKINLALAELPDFIADPGTNLQEHHTGSVEMAPTIEYMEEAFQDARNGKAAVRPFSDGVIPSTFDRTLCPEGTHIMSLFTQWVPETWSEEPHQEELEAYADRMIDCYNELAPNFKSSILHRDVVGPYEMEHEYGLVGGNIFHGELSIEQLFHMRPAPGYADYRTPIKGLYYASSATHAGGGVCGIPGWQAAKAAIKDSKSAANRQRVAGLLPSKRG, encoded by the coding sequence ATGACAGCGGAGACGGACATGGTGAGCAGCAACTACGACGCGATCGTCGTCGGTGGCGGGCACAACGGACTGGTCGCAGCGGCGTACCTCGCCCGAAGCGGTGCGAAGACGGTGGTGCTCGAGTCCCGCCACAAGACCGGCGGCGCGTCGACCACCGAAAGCCCGTGGCCGGACGCGCCGGAGTTCAAGGTCACCCGGCTGTCCTACGTGATGAGCCTGCTGCCGCCGACGATCATGCGCGAGCTCTCGCTCGAGCGGCACGGTTACAAGGTCTACCCGATGGGTCCGTACTACCAGGCCTTCCCGGACGGCGGTTCGATCAAGATCCTCGCCGACGACGCCAAGCGCAACTACGAGGAAATCTCGAAGTGGTCCAAGAAGGACGCCGACGCGATGATCGAGTGGGACGCCTGGATGGGCGGGCTCGCCGACGTCCTCGGCCCGCTGCTGCTCACCGTTCCGCCGAAGCTCGGCTCGAAGAAACCGGCCGACCTCGTCGACACCCTCCGGCTGGCCTGGCGCCACCGCGGTGTCAACGTCCGCACGATCGGTGACATCACCCGGCTGATGTCGATGAGCATCGCGGATCTTCTCGACGACTGGTTCGAGTCGCCGCAGGTCAAGGGTGCGATGGCCGTGAACGGCGTCATCGGCACCTGGGCCGGCCCGTGCGAGCCCGGTACGGCGTACGTCATGGCGCACCACTCGATCGGTGACATCGGCGACGGCCACCTCGGCAACTGGGGCTTCCCCGAAGGCGGCATGGGCGCCGTCGCGGACTCGATCGAGCGGTCGGCGCGCAGCTTCGGCGCCGAGATCAAGCTCAACTCGCCGGTCGCGAGCCTGCTGGTCGAAGGCGGCCGGGTGCAGGGCGCCGTACTCGCCAACGGCGACGAGCTGCGTGCGCCGGTCGTGGTGACCAGCCTCCACCCGCGGACCGCGTTCCTCGACCATGTCGGGCCCGGCAACCTGCCGACCGACTTCGTGCGCGACATCGAGACCTGGAAGACCCGCAGCGGGGTCGTGAAGATCAACCTCGCGCTCGCCGAGCTGCCGGACTTCATCGCGGACCCGGGCACCAACCTGCAGGAGCACCACACCGGCTCGGTCGAGATGGCACCGACGATCGAGTACATGGAAGAGGCCTTCCAGGACGCCCGTAACGGCAAGGCGGCGGTGCGTCCGTTCAGCGACGGCGTCATCCCGTCGACGTTCGACCGCACGCTGTGCCCGGAGGGCACGCACATCATGTCGCTGTTCACCCAGTGGGTGCCGGAGACCTGGAGCGAGGAACCGCACCAGGAAGAGCTCGAGGCGTACGCCGACCGGATGATCGACTGCTACAACGAGCTCGCGCCGAACTTCAAGAGCTCGATCCTGCATCGCGACGTGGTCGGGCCCTATGAGATGGAGCACGAGTACGGCCTGGTGGGCGGCAATATCTTCCACGGCGAGCTCTCGATCGAGCAGCTGTTCCACATGCGGCCTGCACCGGGATACGCCGACTACCGCACTCCGATCAAGGGCCTGTACTACGCCAGCTCGGCGACCCACGCCGGCGGCGGCGTGTGCGGCATCCCGGGTTGGCAGGCGGCGAAGGCGGCGATCAAGGACAGCAAGTCCGCGGCCAACCGGCAGCGGGTCGCCGGCTTGCTGCCGTCCAAGCGGGGATGA